The following are from one region of the Merismopedia glauca CCAP 1448/3 genome:
- a CDS encoding DUF3891 family protein translates to MIVNLQPDGWEIIYHRAHALLAAQIAGAWHLEDSAPSFIDTIAAISHHDDLEKEWEKNQLTPAGAPLDFTLEGQTSVKKLRQHIEDSLYRGRWVALLTSMHLCFINSQDQSATIQKFVKEQEDLQTQWREELEVKKEEAESAYRFMQWCDRLSLILCQNQLPDNERALEIDIGSDKQSYDVVQFNNGLITVNSWPFKADKFTVKVEASYLSQIKFENNTALKRALKTAPRKYRQWTFIKQNPQ, encoded by the coding sequence ATGATTGTTAATTTACAACCTGATGGCTGGGAAATCATTTATCATCGCGCTCATGCTTTGCTAGCCGCCCAAATTGCTGGGGCTTGGCATCTAGAAGATTCTGCACCCAGTTTTATTGACACTATCGCCGCAATTTCTCACCATGACGACCTGGAAAAGGAATGGGAAAAAAACCAACTGACACCAGCAGGCGCGCCATTGGACTTCACTTTAGAGGGACAAACCTCAGTTAAGAAACTACGGCAACATATCGAAGATTCTCTCTATCGCGGACGTTGGGTAGCATTATTAACGTCTATGCATCTATGTTTTATTAATAGCCAAGACCAGTCTGCCACAATTCAAAAGTTTGTCAAAGAACAAGAAGATTTACAAACACAGTGGCGCGAAGAATTAGAAGTTAAAAAAGAGGAAGCTGAATCTGCTTATCGGTTTATGCAATGGTGCGATCGCCTGTCTTTAATTCTTTGCCAAAATCAATTACCAGACAATGAAAGAGCTTTAGAGATCGATATAGGTTCCGATAAACAGTCATACGATGTCGTGCAATTCAATAATGGGTTGATTACCGTAAATTCTTGGCCCTTTAAAGCGGATAAATTTACTGTTAAAGTTGAAGCTTCTTACCTCTCACAAATCAAGTTTGAAAATAATACGGCTTTAAAAAGAGCCTTAAAAACAGCACCAAGAAAATATCGTCAATGGACTTTTATCAAACAAAACCCCCAATAA
- a CDS encoding RluA family pseudouridine synthase produces MLHLVSDFINRLSLSDNSPPSYWYQGYNPESGELLKLPRTSEVEAIAHGLMAYIAEDEIYAREGKMYGVLLVALPDGERRVLKAFSGLLNGSSIVEGWVPPIPGREAVSGIESQTLSQLAAIKQELITLKQLPERQEYAKLVQEFEQRLQVMSQCHTQRKQQRHAQRLEYLTEADLAQLEAESRQDKRERKQLKQQRDTALSHLKALITAADSRISELKQQRRELSRQLQLQMHDAYLLMNFAGKSRSLKELIPQGLPTGTGDCCAPKLLHYAAENALKPLAMAEFWWGNQINDKIAGEFYPACTERCQPIMGFLLSGLSEPDLSVIYQDECLIAINKPSGLLSVPGRYLETQDSVLSRLRDTLPEIRSVHRLDLETSGILLFAKDANTYTHLSQQFQNRQVQKVYEAVLDGTIEVESGIIDLPLWGNPEKRPFQEVNWECGKASLTKFQILAQEGKYTRIQFMPITGRTHQLRVHAADQRGLGIAILGDRLYGCNPVTNRLHLHARELSFQHPQSGKVMRLQVKTPF; encoded by the coding sequence ATGCTGCATCTTGTTTCAGACTTCATAAATCGCCTCTCGCTGTCAGATAACTCGCCACCTAGCTATTGGTATCAAGGCTATAATCCTGAAAGTGGGGAATTGCTCAAACTACCGCGTACCTCTGAAGTAGAAGCGATCGCTCATGGTTTAATGGCATATATCGCCGAAGATGAAATCTATGCCCGTGAAGGTAAGATGTACGGGGTATTACTAGTCGCATTACCCGATGGGGAAAGGCGAGTTCTCAAAGCTTTTTCAGGTTTGCTCAATGGTTCTAGTATAGTTGAGGGCTGGGTGCCACCAATTCCAGGTAGAGAAGCGGTTTCTGGCATAGAAAGCCAGACTTTGAGTCAGTTAGCTGCAATTAAACAGGAATTAATTACCCTCAAGCAACTACCAGAACGTCAGGAATATGCCAAGCTAGTGCAAGAGTTTGAGCAGCGATTACAGGTGATGAGTCAATGCCATACTCAGCGCAAACAGCAACGACACGCCCAACGTCTAGAATATCTGACTGAAGCCGATTTAGCACAATTAGAGGCTGAAAGTCGTCAAGATAAGCGAGAACGCAAGCAACTTAAACAACAACGAGATACAGCCTTAAGTCATCTCAAAGCTTTAATTACCGCAGCAGATAGCCGAATTAGCGAACTTAAACAGCAGCGTCGAGAATTATCTCGACAACTCCAATTACAGATGCACGATGCTTACTTGCTAATGAACTTTGCAGGGAAATCGCGATCGCTAAAGGAACTTATACCCCAAGGTTTACCTACAGGAACTGGGGATTGTTGCGCTCCTAAATTACTGCATTACGCTGCTGAAAATGCCCTCAAACCCCTCGCAATGGCTGAGTTTTGGTGGGGAAATCAAATAAATGATAAAATTGCAGGCGAGTTTTATCCAGCCTGTACAGAACGTTGTCAGCCCATTATGGGGTTTTTATTGTCTGGATTATCTGAACCAGATTTATCAGTAATTTACCAAGATGAATGTTTAATCGCTATAAATAAGCCCTCTGGATTGTTATCAGTTCCAGGTAGATACTTAGAAACTCAAGATAGCGTTCTGTCTCGTTTGCGCGATACTTTACCTGAAATTAGATCGGTGCATCGGTTAGATTTAGAAACCTCTGGGATTCTCCTCTTCGCCAAAGATGCAAATACTTACACCCATCTCAGTCAGCAGTTTCAAAACCGTCAGGTGCAGAAAGTCTATGAAGCGGTGTTAGATGGAACTATCGAGGTAGAAAGCGGTATTATTGACTTACCTTTATGGGGAAATCCTGAAAAGCGTCCTTTTCAAGAGGTTAATTGGGAGTGTGGAAAAGCAAGCCTCACTAAATTTCAGATTTTAGCCCAAGAGGGTAAATATACCAGAATTCAATTTATGCCTATAACTGGGCGTACCCACCAATTACGAGTTCATGCAGCAGATCAGAGGGGTTTAGGTATAGCAATATTAGGCGATCGCTTGTATGGATGCAACCCTGTCACTAACCGTTTACACCTCCACGCTAGAGAACTTTCTTTTCAACATCCCCAGTCAGGAAAAGTGATGCGATTACAGGTAAAGACCCCATTTTGA
- a CDS encoding orange carotenoid protein N-terminal domain-containing protein, with the protein MSVATDLSHNSNANLVQSFQALDADQQLALFWFIYTEMGESITPAAPGASTVSPTVAQGLYDQVKEKSQEEQLQIQRDLVNRTGGDISREYGALSDTTKLLFWYLLAQGMDSTEIIPLPEGYKLSSSAESLLEKIKQIEFSEQMSVFRDIVAPMGVDPT; encoded by the coding sequence ATGAGTGTAGCAACCGATCTGAGTCATAACTCCAACGCCAACCTAGTACAAAGTTTTCAAGCTTTAGATGCAGACCAGCAACTAGCGTTATTCTGGTTTATTTATACAGAAATGGGTGAATCAATCACACCAGCAGCGCCAGGTGCTAGTACAGTGTCTCCTACCGTCGCTCAAGGCTTGTACGATCAAGTTAAGGAAAAGTCTCAAGAAGAACAACTGCAAATCCAGCGCGATTTAGTTAACCGCACTGGTGGAGATATCTCTCGCGAGTATGGAGCTTTGAGCGATACCACTAAACTGTTGTTTTGGTATTTGTTGGCTCAGGGAATGGATAGCACAGAAATTATTCCTTTGCCAGAGGGATATAAACTTTCCAGTTCAGCCGAATCATTGCTAGAAAAAATCAAGCAGATAGAATTTAGCGAGCAGATGAGCGTTTTCCGGGATATCGTAGCTCCTATGGGTGTCGATCCTACATAG
- a CDS encoding ketosteroid isomerase family protein — translation MNPTKTAEFNSPHQSALPTVISRYFETFKTEDFELTASLFAEDGALRPPFEAAVMGREAIASYLNKEAKGIKLNPLECSSPSLKDGNTEYTVFGEVRTPLFSVNINWLFILNPSLEIVLTKIILTKPPKQLKLEKNPFLPHIN, via the coding sequence ATGAATCCAACCAAAACAGCAGAGTTTAATTCACCTCATCAGTCAGCATTACCAACAGTTATTTCGCGGTATTTTGAGACATTTAAGACGGAAGATTTTGAGCTTACTGCTAGCTTATTTGCCGAAGATGGGGCTTTGCGCCCTCCTTTTGAGGCAGCCGTTATGGGGCGCGAAGCGATCGCTTCTTATCTCAATAAAGAAGCTAAAGGAATCAAGCTCAATCCTCTTGAGTGTAGTTCACCTAGTCTCAAAGATGGCAACACTGAATACACCGTCTTTGGTGAGGTACGTACTCCTTTATTTAGCGTAAATATTAATTGGTTGTTTATCCTTAATCCTAGTTTAGAAATTGTTTTGACGAAAATTATTTTGACCAAGCCTCCAAAGCAACTAAAGCTTGAGAAAAATCCGTTCCTACCCCACATAAACTAG
- a CDS encoding aldehyde dehydrogenase family protein, translating to MTKPIQVRNPRTGKLDYDIVPPSGNLLEQQCLGLRQAQNHWQQIGVERRIEALKQWKQAVLSQRDSLTEALVNDTGRLSISVLEIDSFLSSIDRWCKLAPELLQESEKNTAIPFIHLKQTSVPYPLVGVISPWNFPLLLSTIDTIPALIAGCAVIVKPSEIASRFVKPLMTAINAVPDLRDVLTFVEGGGETGANLLEYVDLICFTGSVATGLKVAEAAAKRFIPAFLELGGKDPAIVLSSANLELATSAILWGSVVNTGQSCLSIERIYVAESMFEEFVDKLVTKAERLKLAYPTVESGEIGPIIAERQAEIIREHLLDAIAKGAVVGCGGKVEEKNGGWWCHPTVLTQVNHSMKVMTEETFGPIMPVMPFSTVEEAINLANNVIYGLSAAIFAEEESEALAVARYIDAGAISINDAGLTALIYEGAKNSFKFSGLGGSRMGTAGLMRFLRKKAFLVKTNAVPDPWWFDS from the coding sequence ATGACTAAACCAATACAAGTCCGCAATCCCCGCACCGGAAAACTTGATTATGACATTGTTCCACCATCTGGTAATTTGCTAGAACAGCAATGTTTGGGCTTGCGTCAAGCCCAAAATCACTGGCAACAAATCGGTGTTGAAAGACGGATTGAAGCCTTAAAGCAGTGGAAACAAGCCGTATTATCTCAGCGCGATTCCCTGACTGAAGCTTTGGTAAATGATACGGGAAGATTGTCAATTTCGGTTCTGGAAATTGATTCATTTCTTTCTAGTATCGATCGCTGGTGTAAATTAGCCCCAGAATTATTACAAGAATCTGAGAAAAACACAGCAATCCCGTTTATTCACCTCAAACAAACCTCAGTTCCTTATCCCTTGGTGGGGGTAATTAGCCCTTGGAATTTTCCCCTCTTACTGTCTACAATCGACACCATTCCAGCATTAATAGCGGGTTGTGCAGTCATTGTTAAGCCTAGTGAGATTGCTTCCCGCTTCGTAAAACCTCTAATGACAGCAATAAATGCCGTTCCCGATTTGCGTGATGTATTAACCTTTGTGGAGGGAGGAGGGGAAACGGGAGCTAATCTGCTCGAATATGTCGATTTAATCTGCTTTACGGGTAGTGTAGCCACAGGACTCAAAGTTGCAGAAGCAGCAGCTAAACGGTTTATTCCAGCCTTTTTGGAATTAGGAGGCAAAGATCCCGCGATCGTGCTGTCATCGGCTAATTTAGAATTAGCCACATCAGCAATTTTGTGGGGTTCGGTAGTCAATACAGGACAGTCATGTCTTTCGATTGAGCGTATTTACGTTGCTGAATCTATGTTTGAAGAGTTTGTAGACAAACTAGTTACCAAAGCCGAACGTTTAAAATTAGCCTATCCTACTGTTGAAAGTGGGGAAATTGGTCCAATTATTGCCGAGAGACAAGCAGAAATTATTAGGGAACATTTACTCGATGCGATCGCCAAAGGGGCAGTTGTCGGCTGTGGCGGTAAAGTAGAAGAAAAAAATGGAGGCTGGTGGTGTCATCCGACTGTGCTGACTCAAGTAAATCACTCCATGAAAGTGATGACTGAAGAGACGTTTGGTCCGATTATGCCTGTAATGCCTTTTTCTACGGTAGAAGAAGCTATTAACTTAGCGAATAATGTAATTTACGGACTAAGTGCTGCCATCTTTGCCGAAGAAGAATCAGAAGCCTTAGCCGTTGCTAGGTACATAGATGCTGGTGCTATATCGATTAATGATGCAGGACTTACCGCTTTAATCTATGAAGGAGCCAAAAATTCTTTTAAATTCTCTGGTTTAGGTGGTTCGAGGATGGGAACGGCTGGTTTAATGCGGTTTCTGCGGAAAAAAGCTTTTTTGGTGAAAACAAATGCCGTTCCCGATCCTTGGTGGTTTGATAGTTAA
- a CDS encoding zinc-dependent alcohol dehydrogenase codes for MKAVCWQGTNNVQVETVPDPKILNPRDAIVKITTTAICGSDLHLYNGFNPTMQKGDILGHEFMGEVVELGSAVKNVKIGDRVVVPFTISCGSCFFCNRDLWSLCDNSNPNAWMVEKVMGHSPSGLFGYSHMTGGYAGGQAEYARVPFADVGLFKIPDGLTDEQVVFLTDIFPTGYMAAENCDIQPGDTVAIWGCGPVGQFAIRSAFMLGADRVIAIDRVPERLQMAKDGGAEILNYEEIEVGDALKEMTGGRGPDSVMDAVGMEAHGMGLEGFYDKAMQAVKLETDRPNVLRQAIVACRKGGTVSVPGVYTGFVDKMPMGAFMNKGLTMKTGQTHVHRYLQPLVDRVQKGEIDPSFVITHSLPLEQAPHGYEIFKHKKDNCIKIVLKPGQAA; via the coding sequence ATGAAAGCAGTTTGCTGGCAGGGTACTAATAACGTACAGGTGGAAACAGTACCAGATCCCAAAATTCTTAATCCGCGCGATGCGATTGTCAAAATCACAACCACAGCAATTTGCGGTTCGGATCTGCATTTGTATAATGGTTTCAATCCCACCATGCAAAAGGGCGACATCCTGGGTCATGAATTTATGGGTGAAGTGGTTGAGTTAGGCAGCGCCGTTAAGAATGTGAAAATCGGCGATCGCGTAGTTGTTCCTTTTACTATTTCCTGCGGATCGTGCTTCTTCTGCAACCGAGATTTATGGTCGTTGTGCGATAACTCCAACCCTAATGCGTGGATGGTAGAAAAAGTCATGGGTCATTCCCCATCCGGTCTGTTTGGCTACTCTCATATGACAGGAGGCTACGCGGGAGGTCAAGCAGAATATGCCCGCGTTCCCTTTGCTGATGTGGGATTGTTCAAGATTCCAGACGGGCTGACAGACGAACAGGTCGTGTTTCTGACCGATATCTTTCCCACTGGCTATATGGCAGCAGAAAACTGCGACATTCAGCCTGGAGATACCGTCGCTATTTGGGGTTGCGGCCCGGTGGGGCAATTTGCCATTAGAAGCGCCTTTATGCTAGGTGCCGATCGCGTCATTGCGATCGATCGCGTCCCCGAACGCCTGCAAATGGCAAAAGATGGCGGGGCAGAAATCCTTAACTATGAGGAAATCGAGGTAGGCGATGCCCTCAAAGAAATGACGGGTGGACGTGGGCCGGATTCTGTCATGGATGCGGTAGGTATGGAAGCGCACGGTATGGGTTTGGAAGGCTTCTACGATAAGGCGATGCAAGCGGTCAAGCTGGAAACCGATCGTCCTAATGTGCTGCGTCAGGCGATCGTTGCTTGTCGTAAAGGTGGCACGGTTTCAGTTCCTGGCGTTTACACTGGATTTGTAGACAAAATGCCAATGGGTGCTTTCATGAATAAGGGTTTAACTATGAAAACGGGACAAACCCACGTTCATCGGTATTTACAGCCCTTAGTCGATCGCGTCCAAAAAGGCGAAATCGACCCCTCGTTTGTGATTACCCATAGTCTGCCCCTAGAGCAAGCACCGCACGGCTATGAAATATTCAAGCACAAGAAAGATAACTGCATCAAGATCGTGCTGAAGCCAGGTCAGGCAGCTTGA
- a CDS encoding GAF domain-containing protein gives MKAILLEKLDQVLLALMPEIVKSLECDRCFLYVRDPQSRLGKAAFCYCRDSTIPDVTGSEWKPESTSIEQQDPMFAAALNCQPSIFVEDIETADAQVVNRLFEQQEFGHRALIHAHLCHKNQLWGVLQPCVFSQPRIWSESDRQFITAIAHLAKPLVIEYVQRHLSLIKGN, from the coding sequence ATGAAAGCGATCTTGCTAGAAAAATTAGACCAGGTACTATTGGCTTTAATGCCAGAAATAGTCAAATCACTCGAATGCGATCGCTGTTTTCTCTATGTGCGAGATCCGCAATCTCGTCTGGGAAAAGCAGCATTTTGTTACTGTAGAGATTCAACTATTCCTGACGTTACTGGTAGTGAGTGGAAACCAGAATCGACTTCAATTGAACAACAAGACCCCATGTTTGCGGCGGCTTTAAACTGTCAGCCTAGTATTTTTGTCGAAGATATAGAAACAGCCGATGCTCAAGTAGTCAATCGGCTGTTTGAGCAACAAGAGTTTGGACATAGAGCTTTAATTCACGCCCATTTATGCCATAAAAACCAACTTTGGGGCGTTTTACAACCCTGTGTTTTTTCACAACCACGAATTTGGAGTGAAAGCGATCGCCAATTCATCACGGCGATCGCACATCTAGCCAAACCTTTAGTAATCGAATACGTCCAACGCCACCTTAGTTTAATCAAAGGAAATTAA
- a CDS encoding SRPBCC family protein has translation MLKTNQEAIEMELTSSSNSDLQSDRSGNISDTERWGSLITGGALVLTGLSQRSLRGALLALAGGGLAYHGATGQKSLQDKVTEATGLDKNIRVEKTVTIQNKSPEELYRFWHDFENLPTFMKHLKSVTIIDETRSHWVANAPLDTSVEWDAQIVTDRENELITWTSVEGADVDNSGMVRFKSTDRGTEVKVVIEYSPPGGGLTAAIAKVFGEEPEQQLGDDLRRFKMLMEAGEIATTEGQPSGHK, from the coding sequence ATGTTGAAAACTAATCAAGAGGCGATCGAGATGGAATTAACATCAAGCAGCAATAGCGATCTACAAAGCGATCGCTCTGGAAACATCAGCGATACCGAACGTTGGGGATCTTTAATTACAGGTGGAGCGCTGGTTTTAACGGGATTGAGTCAACGTTCTTTGCGCGGGGCTTTATTAGCGCTTGCAGGTGGTGGACTGGCTTATCACGGGGCAACGGGTCAGAAAAGCTTGCAGGATAAAGTGACTGAAGCAACTGGATTAGATAAGAATATCCGGGTGGAAAAGACCGTGACAATTCAGAATAAGTCACCGGAAGAGTTGTATCGTTTCTGGCACGACTTCGAGAATTTGCCTACATTCATGAAACACCTGAAATCGGTAACTATTATCGACGAGACGCGATCGCACTGGGTTGCCAATGCGCCCTTAGACACCAGCGTCGAGTGGGATGCCCAGATCGTTACTGATCGAGAAAATGAATTAATCACTTGGACATCAGTAGAAGGCGCTGACGTAGATAATTCGGGAATGGTTCGGTTCAAATCTACCGATCGCGGCACTGAAGTAAAAGTCGTAATCGAGTATAGCCCGCCCGGTGGAGGATTGACAGCAGCCATTGCCAAGGTATTCGGGGAAGAACCCGAACAGCAACTGGGCGACGATCTACGCCGCTTCAAAATGCTTATGGAAGCAGGGGAAATTGCCACAACAGAAGGTCAACCTTCTGGACATAAATAA
- a CDS encoding fatty acid desaturase, whose product MQHDLKSKPLTGLVVASVIVVLWIASLKFFLLIDITQLTFLWVLLAILGRTSIQTGLFIVAHDAIHGAVLPRHRRWNNAIGRLAVTLYALLSYQKLSLNHWQHHKYPGQPSDPDFHDGIHDNILVWYLKFMKGYLDVRQTVIQFLGIGMMFLTLHFGCHIPISNLFLFWVLPIFLSSMQLFLFGTYLPHRSSSPRNSHHATSSNYPLFWSFLTCYHFGYHWEHHEYPFLPWYSLPSVRPNKRQRQPLENSSWKVTTRSIEGFSEVKVL is encoded by the coding sequence GTGCAGCATGACCTAAAATCAAAGCCGTTAACAGGACTTGTGGTGGCTTCGGTCATTGTGGTCTTGTGGATCGCCAGCCTAAAATTTTTCTTATTGATAGATATTACTCAGCTAACATTTTTATGGGTTCTGCTGGCTATTTTAGGACGAACCTCGATCCAGACGGGATTATTCATAGTAGCTCATGATGCCATCCACGGAGCAGTCCTACCGAGACATCGCCGATGGAATAACGCGATCGGACGATTGGCAGTCACATTATATGCACTCCTCTCCTATCAGAAACTTTCCCTTAATCATTGGCAGCACCATAAGTATCCTGGTCAACCGAGCGATCCTGACTTTCATGATGGAATTCACGACAATATCTTAGTCTGGTATCTGAAATTCATGAAAGGATACTTAGATGTAAGACAAACAGTTATTCAGTTTTTGGGGATAGGGATGATGTTTCTCACCCTTCATTTTGGATGTCATATTCCCATTAGCAACCTATTTTTGTTTTGGGTGCTGCCGATCTTTCTCAGTTCCATGCAGCTATTTCTCTTTGGAACTTATTTACCGCATCGATCAAGCAGCCCTAGAAATTCCCATCACGCAACTAGCAGCAATTATCCTCTCTTTTGGTCGTTCTTAACTTGCTATCACTTTGGTTATCACTGGGAGCATCATGAGTATCCCTTTCTTCCCTGGTATAGCCTGCCATCCGTTCGACCAAATAAACGGCAAAGACAGCCGTTAGAAAACAGCAGTTGGAAAGTTACCACGAGAAGCATTGAAGGCTTTTCAGAAGTTAAAGTATTATAG
- a CDS encoding glycoside hydrolase family 10 protein yields the protein MKLSLILPNWQKRLKQFLPLVFTISLLAVLWLDSFTPIVAQLPPTQQIRGVWMTANDKDMLKERSQVREAVSQLRRLNFNTIYPVVWNSGYVMYPSEVAQRRGIQNFVYKGSDGHDIIADIIAQGHREGLLVIPWFEFGFMTPETSELALNHPEWITETRDGTQTWHGAAGEVVWLNPFHPEVQEFISELVLEIVTKYDADGIQFDDHMSLPSTFGYDNYTTALYTQETGSPPPANPQDSSWIKWRADKITQFMTQLNQAVKARKSRAIFSVSPNYYDLAYKFHLQDWLTWVRLNLVDELVMQVYRQDIDQFVAQISRPEIEEIKPKIPTAIGIMTGLRNRPVPLARIKAQALAAQRQGLGVAFFYYESLWNKSPEPIDQRQSGFLSLFPATAVRYSASVSIEDPILEEIPDEIR from the coding sequence ATGAAATTAAGTTTAATTCTCCCAAATTGGCAAAAACGCCTGAAGCAATTCTTGCCGCTAGTTTTTACGATATCTTTATTGGCAGTATTGTGGCTAGATAGCTTCACTCCAATTGTCGCTCAACTTCCGCCTACCCAGCAGATTCGGGGAGTGTGGATGACGGCTAACGATAAAGATATGCTCAAAGAGAGAAGCCAAGTACGAGAAGCGGTAAGTCAACTGCGGCGACTGAATTTCAATACTATTTACCCTGTGGTATGGAATTCTGGGTATGTGATGTATCCTAGCGAAGTCGCCCAACGCAGAGGGATTCAAAACTTTGTCTATAAAGGCTCCGATGGTCATGACATTATAGCTGACATCATCGCTCAAGGTCATCGTGAGGGTTTACTCGTAATTCCTTGGTTTGAATTTGGTTTTATGACACCAGAAACCTCCGAATTAGCCTTAAATCACCCAGAATGGATCACAGAAACGCGAGATGGTACGCAAACTTGGCATGGCGCGGCTGGTGAAGTAGTTTGGCTTAATCCCTTCCATCCCGAAGTACAGGAGTTTATTAGTGAGTTAGTTCTGGAAATTGTCACCAAATACGATGCTGATGGGATTCAATTTGACGATCATATGAGTTTACCCAGCACCTTTGGGTATGACAACTACACAACGGCTTTGTATACTCAAGAAACCGGAAGCCCTCCCCCAGCCAATCCGCAAGATTCATCCTGGATTAAGTGGCGGGCAGATAAAATTACTCAGTTTATGACTCAGCTTAATCAAGCTGTCAAAGCTCGTAAATCTAGAGCTATTTTCTCGGTTTCTCCAAATTATTACGATTTGGCATACAAGTTTCATTTGCAAGACTGGTTGACTTGGGTCAGGTTAAACTTGGTAGATGAGCTAGTCATGCAAGTTTATCGGCAAGATATAGATCAGTTTGTCGCTCAAATTAGTCGCCCTGAAATCGAAGAAATTAAGCCAAAAATTCCCACAGCCATCGGGATTATGACGGGTTTGAGAAATCGCCCAGTTCCTCTAGCTAGGATTAAAGCGCAAGCTTTAGCGGCTCAAAGACAGGGTTTAGGGGTAGCTTTCTTCTACTATGAAAGCTTGTGGAATAAATCACCAGAACCAATCGATCAGCGTCAATCAGGATTTTTATCTTTATTCCCCGCAACGGCTGTGCGCTATTCAGCCTCAGTCAGTATTGAAGATCCAATTCTAGAGGAAATTCCTGATGAAATCCGTTGA
- the nblR gene encoding response regulator transcription factor NblR — protein sequence MSANISDNHNLCVLVVESDTALAATIGNDLQTAGFNPVLAYNLQDAWQQATQHHPALVIIDRTISTSSGLDLCNQLRRGGYRQPILILVSRDTVEDRVACLDAGADDYFLKPYRSDVFLQRIHLYLPPKAVKNEQLQFGELILDLATRRALRNGREIDLTMKEFELLRYLMSHPRETLTREQILENVWGYEFMGASNVIEVYVRYLRLKIEDEGEKRLIQTVRGVGYVLREN from the coding sequence ATGAGCGCTAACATCTCAGACAATCATAATCTCTGCGTCTTGGTAGTAGAATCAGATACTGCCTTAGCAGCCACTATTGGTAACGATCTGCAAACAGCAGGATTTAACCCAGTATTAGCTTACAACTTACAAGATGCTTGGCAGCAGGCTACCCAACATCATCCTGCGCTAGTCATCATAGATAGAACAATTTCTACCAGTTCAGGTTTAGATCTGTGTAATCAGTTGCGTCGAGGGGGTTATCGCCAGCCTATCTTAATTTTAGTCTCGCGAGATACGGTAGAAGACCGAGTTGCTTGTCTTGATGCAGGGGCTGATGATTATTTTCTCAAACCCTACCGCAGTGATGTTTTTTTACAACGAATTCATCTCTATTTGCCACCTAAAGCCGTCAAAAACGAACAGTTACAATTTGGCGAACTAATTCTTGACTTAGCTACTCGCAGGGCTTTGCGTAATGGTCGAGAAATTGACTTGACAATGAAGGAATTTGAATTATTACGCTACCTCATGTCTCATCCTCGCGAAACTTTGACTAGAGAACAAATTTTAGAAAATGTTTGGGGTTATGAGTTTATGGGTGCGTCAAATGTGATTGAAGTTTATGTTCGTTATTTGCGCCTGAAAATCGAAGATGAAGGCGAAAAACGCTTGATTCAAACAGTTCGAGGAGTAGGTTATGTATTGCGAGAAAATTGA
- a CDS encoding DUF2231 domain-containing protein → MTSTRNVEPLIEPGEQDDSDSGIPSTVAIAKHPLHPPLVTFPIAFLVGAFGSDLAFWLTDDLFWATASFWLLATGLASGIIAAITGLLDFLKIDRVRKRQAGWFHAIGNVAVLIATVINFSLRWGNTTDSIIPTGLALSLVVSLLLGITGWYGGELVYRHKIAVIGQSDRQAP, encoded by the coding sequence ATGACATCAACCAGAAATGTAGAACCTTTAATCGAGCCAGGAGAGCAAGACGATAGCGATAGCGGTATACCTAGTACGGTAGCGATCGCCAAGCATCCACTTCATCCACCCCTTGTGACTTTTCCCATTGCCTTTTTAGTCGGTGCTTTTGGTAGCGATTTAGCCTTTTGGTTAACTGACGATTTATTTTGGGCAACAGCTTCTTTTTGGTTACTTGCTACGGGTTTGGCAAGCGGAATTATCGCTGCTATTACGGGTTTACTAGATTTCTTAAAAATCGATCGGGTACGGAAACGCCAAGCAGGATGGTTCCACGCGATCGGAAATGTGGCGGTGCTGATCGCCACCGTCATTAACTTTTCATTGCGGTGGGGGAATACAACCGATTCCATCATCCCGACTGGTTTAGCCCTCTCATTGGTGGTATCGCTTCTGTTGGGAATTACAGGCTGGTACGGCGGCGAATTAGTTTACCGTCACAAAATTGCCGTGATTGGTCAGAGCGATCGCCAAGCACCTTAA